A region of Panicum virgatum strain AP13 chromosome 8N, P.virgatum_v5, whole genome shotgun sequence DNA encodes the following proteins:
- the LOC120685732 gene encoding TBC1 domain family member 13-like — protein sequence MRKKGRAVPEWLNSPIWSAPPPAPAPPDPYGADLAPPLPLKPPPTPVLDTPVPPPPSYEQAVRGRERGDGEEEGGAGAAALRAHLLADFKAALSKKVVNMGELRRLACLGVPDGGAGVRPVVWKLLLGYLPTDRGLWPYELEKKRNQYSAYKEEFLLNPSEKLRRIEESKLSRKKEINIERTGLLPRLKVTNEEHPLSSGKSSLWNQYFQESEILEQIDRDVKRTHPDLPFFSAKSNQESLRRILIIFSKLNPSIRYVQGMNEVLAPLFYVFKNDPDPSSSASAEADTYFCFVELLSGFRDNYCKHLDNSSVGIRSTLSKLSQLLKRHDEELWRHMEVTTKVYPQYYAFRWITLLLTMEFSFNVCIHIWDALLGDPEGPPDTLMRVCCAMLILVRKRLLAGDFTANIQLLQHYPATNIDHLLHIANRLRGTVAS from the exons ATgcggaagaaggggagggcggtGCCGGAGTGGCTCAACAGCCCGATTTGGtccgcgcccccgccggcgccggccccgccggacCCCTACGGCGCCGAcctcgccccgccgctgcccctcAAGCCCCCTCCGACCCCGGTGTTGGACacgcccgtgccgccgccgccttcctacGAGCAGGCAGTGCGGGGGCGCGAGCGAGgggacggggaggaggagggcggcgccggggcggcggccCTGCGGGCGCACCTGCTCGCCGACTTCAAGGCCGCG CTGTCGAAGAAGGTGGTGAACATGGGGGAGCTGCGGCGGCTGGCCTGCCTTGGCGTGCCCGACGGTGGCGCGGGCGTGCGACCGGTCGTGTGGAAG CTTCTCTTAGGGTATTTGCCAACTGATCGTGGTTTATGGCCCTACGAGTTAGAAAAGAAGCGGAACCAATATAGTGCATACAAAGAAGAGTTTCTTCTAAATCCT TCAGAAAAACTACGGAGAATCGAGGAATCAAAGCTGTccagaaagaaagaaataaataTTGAGAGGACTGGCTTGCTTCCAAGATTGAAGGTTACTAATGAAGAGCATCCTTTAAGCTCTGGTAAATCTAGCTTATGGAACCAATATTTTCAG GAGTCAGAGATATTAGAACAAATAGATCGAGATGTAAAGAGAACACATCCGGATCTGCCATTTTTCTCTGCTAAGTCGAACCAG GAATCTCTGAGGCGTATTCTGATTATCTTTTCAAAATTGAACCCCAGCATAAGATACGTGCAAGGAATGAATGAAGTTTTGGCACCTCTATTCTACGTATTCAAGAATGACCCTGACCCAAGCAGCTCA GCTTCAGCTGAAGCAGACACATACTTTTGCTTTGTTGAGTTGCTGAGTGGTTTTAGAGACAATTATTGCAAGCATCTTGACAATAGCAGTGTTGGTATTCGATCTACACTGTCAAAGCTGTCCCAACTCTTGAAGCGACATGATGAAGAGCTATGGCGTCACATGGAGGTTACTACCAAG GTGTACCCACAATATTATGCATTTAGATGGATCACGTTGCTGTTGACAATGGAGTTCAGTTTCAATGTATGTATACATATTTGGGATGCTCTCTTGGGCGATCCGGAAGGCCCACCG GACACATTGATGAGGGTATGCTGTGCCATGCTCATCCTAGTCCGGAAGCGGCTGTTGGCTGGAGACTTCACTGCCAATATCCAGTTGCTGCAGCATTACCCAGCTACTAACATCGATCATCTCCTCCACATCGCCAACCGATTGAGAGGGACAGTTGCTAGCTAG